The following are encoded in a window of Phragmites australis chromosome 22, lpPhrAust1.1, whole genome shotgun sequence genomic DNA:
- the LOC133905081 gene encoding uncharacterized protein LOC133905081, producing the protein MGTQSKCRSLADLPLGFNATYEGGHSGSVGMMTRARRRRLLAESSERLGTKRALVHPVVAGPREWRHWANLVPDLVEEIAGRLLALDVAEYLRFRAVCKPWRDLTDDPRARGALDSRFRPRNWMVLSIIPDAGPRRRLLNLATAASIGVHLPALSTHCHLCVADGLLVLFHRATKAIRLLDPLSNAVTDLPTISCIVPGGSPSVPDRLPAVFRDPRGISTGVIDGAGFDDSTSPPTLLLCLRDNVSNIVLAKPGDAYWTLLSPGQARYRLYDWQGRALFCSLLSLGGRCYVTTPEGSVYVVELRPLPRLVAVVDQRHVCAPDTSHLKRILSFLVAGGDGRMLMVRYWRNIEHFGGSGAYKRTEVFTLGGITGRMELLEVDIAGRRLLSVQSLGRHAVFIGTTHCVLISTETFPSVATDAIYLGYGMQFSYLMQVRFSVYHLNNSRRKTEPPHEFCVVGVDKEHRDRRIVPCARPCNLDEYLVCYVDRRHKGSYLCINHTTHCRLERKWWPST; encoded by the coding sequence ATGGGGACACAGTCGAAGTGCCGGAGCCTTGCCGATCTGCCCTTGGGATTCAATGCCACATATGAAGGCGGGCACTCTGGATCTGTGGGGATGATGACacgagcacggcggcggcgcctccttgCCGAATCTTCCGAGCGCTTGGGGACGAAGAGAGCGCTTGTACATCCGGTGGTCGCCGGCCCTCGGGAATGGAGGCACTGGGCCAACCTGGTACCTGACCTCGTCGAGGAGATAGCTGGCCGGCTGCTCGCCCTCGATGTCGCCGAGTACCTCCGCTTCCGCGCCGTGTGCAAGCCGTGGCGCGACCTTACCGACGACCCGCGCGCCCGCGGCGCCCTGGACAGCCGCTTCCGCCCCCGCAATTGGATGGTTCTCTCCATAATCCCCGACGCCggaccccgccgccgcctcctcaacttggccacggccgcctccatcGGCGTCCACCTCCCGGCGCTCTCCACCCACTGCCACCTGTGCGTCGCCGAcggcctcctcgtcctcttccACAGGGCCACAAAGGCAATCCGCCTCCTGGACCCTCTCAGCAACGCCGTCACTGACTTGCCCACCATCTCCTGCATCGTCCCCGGCGGGTCCCCCTCGGTGCCGGACCGCCTCCCCGCGGTGTTCCGGGATCCCAGGGGCATCAGCACTGGCGTGATCGACGGCGCCGGCTTTGACGACTCCACCTCCCCACCCACCCTCCTGCTGTGCCTGAGGGACAATGTGTCTAACATCGTCTTGGCCAAGCCCGGCGACGCGTACTGGACGCTGCTCAGCCCGGGTCAGGCACGCTACAGGTTGTACGACTGGCAAGGCAGGGCCCTGTTCTGCTCCTTGCTGTCCCTGGGAGGGCGCTGCTACGTCACCACGCCGGAGGGGTCCGTCTACGTGGTGGAGCTGCGGCCGCTGCCTCGGCTGGTTGCAGTAGTCGACCAGCGCCACGTGTGTGCACCTGATACCAGTCACTTGAAGCGCATACTCTCCTTCCTGGTCGCTGGCGGTGACGGAAGGATGCTTATGGTGCGGTACTGGAGAAATATCGAGCACTTCGGCGGCAGCGGAGCCTACAAACGGACGGAGGTATTCACGTTAGGCGGCATCACTGGCCGCATGGAGCTGTTGGAGGTGGACATCGCTGGGAGGAGGCTCCTTTCTGTGCAGAGCCTTGGCCGCCATGCGGTGTTCATCGGCACGACGCACTGCGTGCTCATCTCCACCGAGACGTTCCCCTCTGTTGCTACCGATGCAATATACTTGGGCTATGGAATGCAGTTCAGCTATCTCATGCAGGTCAGGTTCAGCGTCTATCATCTGAACAATAGTAGGAGGAAGACTGAACCGCCGCATGAGTTCTGTGTTGTCGGTGTCGATAAAGAACATAGAGATAGGAGGATAGTTCCTTGTGCCAGGCCCTGCAACCTTGATGAGTATCTTGTCTGCTATGTTGACCGTAGACACAAGGGCAGCTATTTATGCATCAATCACACAACTCATTGCAGACTAGAGAGAAAATGGTGGCCATCTACTTAA